From the genome of Platichthys flesus chromosome 10, fPlaFle2.1, whole genome shotgun sequence:
TGCTTCTGATATATAAATTGTGTTGTGCTTGTATACGTTTTTCCATATGAGATTTTATCTGCAGGTTTAATTACAGGTGTGTATTTTCCAGGGAGAAGAGTTCACCCCCGAGAGCTTCCCCAGCCGGATCGAGTGTGAAAACCCCAACAATGACCTCAGCAGGTTCAGAGGCTACATGTGAGTTTCTTTTTAACATCGACACGGAACATTCACATCGGGCtctatgtatatgtatatatatatatatatatgactttGGTCCTTAACAGTGTATTTTAACTGGTTAAAATGTTCTTGAATTAAACAGTGTAGGTTTGAAAATCTTTCAGAAGTCTAATAACATCAAGAAAAGCTAACTAGAGCCAATTGTTGGCAAAGATGGAGTTCATTCCATCAAGCGAGTGTGGAGTGGTTCCACTGTCCCATCTTGTAAAACCTTGGTCTAGCCAGCATGCGCATTTGTTTTGCAAGTAGTGAAAAAGAACACACATATGTTTGCAGGATGCATAGAGACGGCTTTGAATCCTTTCTGATCACATAATTCTCTCCATCTGCTGAAGACTCGACCAAGGTTGACTCACATCTTAGCTCGTACTTAATCACTAGCCCTCGTAGCTTCTCTGTGTTCTTTAGTCCTTTCGCTCCTTTTCGCTTTGATCTTGCCCCATCTCTAGCCATGACAACGAAATGCAACGTACAAAAACAATCAATCTGCTTCAGCTTCCTTTCTACCGTCTAGCAGGCTACTGGCTGTGAAAGTTTTCCGTTGGAAATGTCAACATTGGCTTTTCCGGCCTGAGTCAAAATACGATTTTCTCCCTGATCGTCTCCTTTAATGTTGTAGGTCATAAAGAGGCAGCAATAAAATGAGACCCTTTCAACACCAGTtagaaactacatttaaacaaCACACTGAACTGTGAAGCCTGCTTTGCATAAAGTGATCTTATAGCAGATTTCTGATAAAGAATTATTTTTTGCATTCTTTTATTCACATGTTCATTCCCCTACACTCCCTATGCCCAAACCCATTACAACCAAAACTGCGTAAATTCTAATCATGAAGGAAACTATTCATAAAGTCAGTCTGACATCTGATTGTGTGCTCAGTTCactattttatttaaacttatATAGTCGaccacttttattttatatctctTAAATCCTCTTTCATCCTGATGTTGATGATTTAAAGAATAGTTCTGAGTAAttgtttgtgcgtatgtgtttgtgtgtttttccacaggGAGCATCCCAGTGGGGTCCGTGTTGGCCTCCATAACAGCAACCTCCTGTTGAGGAGCTGCACCATCCGCAACACTGAGACGGTGGTGGGCATTGTGGTCTATGCCGGTAAGCGTCACATACAACAAATCATCACAAGACATTGGTCTCATTGGTCGCATATTTCaaagattgtgtttgttttctgtatgtAAATCATCATCCAGGCGTCCTGTTAAATCAACACAACGTAATGGACTGCATTCTTGTCTGAACAACCAGTTTATGTGCCTTATAGTACAgttgacactgacacacacaaacatacaacacTTGTTTATCTAGTCTGGTGGACTCGGGCAAGGCCTTATCTCGATTGGTTAAAGAAATTGAAAGAAAATTGTTAGTTATGAAGGATTCCTTCCTGACCGAtaccataaaaaaacaaaacaatgataaCATAACATCCATGGTATAATCTGCTAATCCTCATCCTGATGCTAGAATTACTAATTTTGGTTGGTTCCCCAAATGAAGTTGATTGGCAGCTTTCACACCTAAACATCGGGTTAAAGCACCAGTCTAAGCAAACAGACTAAGTTCAATAAACACCAATTAAGAATAGAGCATGATTTGAACTCACTAAggtgtaaaatgtaaatgaaaatgtaaaatattgacTCAAGCTTAAAACTATGAACATAATGAAACAGTAAACTACTGAAGCTTTTTAATTGCCTGTTTTGCTCACACCACAGTACATGTGTTTCTGTCACTGTGGTGCTTAGGTCATGAGACCAAAGCCATGATGAATAACAGTGGGCCGAGGTACAAGCGCAGCCAGCTGGAGAAGCGTCTGAACACAGACATCCTGTGGTGCGTGGTCCTGCTCATCATCATGTGTCTGACTTCTGCTGTAGGTGTGTACCAACACTGACTGAGAGCACACAGCTCTCCAAAACACAACTGTGGACGgcaatgaaaacacatcagtgtaTTCCAGAGACTCCCCCGTGTCCAGCTTTAACCTCCTGTGTTCAGAGTGATGAGCTGCTCCGGTGTCTTGGTTTGTTTCAGGTCACGGCCTCTGGCTGAAGAACCTGAAGGACCCCGTCTTTGGGGTTAATACAGACACGTCTCCTGCCTTGGCTGGATTCTATGTCTTTTGGACTATGATCATTGTGCTCCAGgtataatgttaaatatttcttcttgcactttcatttacatttcttAGTAGCTGCAGTTATAGATTTAATACGCCTTTCTATTTCAGGTTATTTGAAAACGAATCAAAGGTTCTTCTCTTAgaattcatgtatttattaaaatatggaAGGTTTTAAAGGTTATGACTGAATGGCGTCAGCACTGGTCAAATAAGCAAAAATTACAGAGGCTAAActtataaagaaaaaataacatttcgTCAACACAATCTTTACTTAACTTTTACTATCAACCAGCCCATGTCACTAACCTGTTTGATTTCATAGATATTAAGGGTCACCACCTTGACTTGAAGTATTAAAATACTCTTCTACCTTATGACAATATGATGATTCAGGGGGTTATGTTACTTCAGAGATCTAAAGTTTGGTTCACAGATGAATGAGGATGAAGGTTCATCCGGCACCTAAACACAGTAGAGCAGTTTATAAAAACACCAAGATTGCAGTGACCGTCATATTTGTCTCAGTGCTTCAACCGTACTAGAAGAGCACTCAGGCAGCACATAGTACCaagctgattggccactttatcTCCAAATTTAGGCCATAATATCGGTCCCCGAAACATTCCTGATGAAATctgcagaaattaaaaaaaatgtcctgtcTTGCTTTactaaagaaagtgaaaaaaaatccttgatccGCACCAAAGTTTATTGGATTCTTCTTTGGGTTGTGTCCCAGCCCTCCACTAAATAACATGGCCATTTCCTGGATccctcaacaaacacacatagtgAAAGATATTATCAGTATGTATGGTCCAGTATCTTCTTTGATCTCTGggttacataaaaaaacatttgttgtaATCATGTACACGTGTGCTTCCCTGGAACCTCTGTCAATCATTGGCCAGTTTACAGTTTACAGTATTTGTCATTTCAATGAATGCATCCTGCATCCTTTTCTGTCCAATAGGTGCTGATTCCCATTTCTCTGTACGTGTCCATTGAGATTGTGAAACTGGGTCAGATCTACTTCATCCATAACGACTTAGACCTGTACAACGAGCAGCTGGACTCCAGGATCCAGTGCCGGGCCCTCAACATCACTGAGGACCTGGGTCAGATCCAGTACCTGTTCTCCGATAAGACAGGGACTCTGACAGAAAACAAGATGGTGTTCTGCCGCTGCAGTATCTATGGGGTCGAATATCCTCATGTCGAAAATGGTAAGAGCCACAATGCTTCCACTTTCATTAAGTCTGTTAGAGACATAATGTATTATCATTGTCAATGGGAACAGAGTTTTTTCTAattgggttaaggttagggcAATTCAAAAGCGATTCAAAAGATCCATTTCAATATATCAATATTGGCTAAAGTTAACCCAATGCAAAGCTGATCCTTTCTGAGCCGTGTATTGGTCACCTCAGCACACCACTGCAGATCGGCTCTCTTTTCCTACTAGCTCCACAGACCATCCTCACACTGACTGTAAGGGACATGAGATTGTTTTAATCAGGGTTTTCAAGATACTAGTCAACAAAACGATACTCGATACCACTTTTGAGGCCacaatgaaaaggaaaagggtACTGGCCACACAAATAAGAtagttattttcttatttttttaacaacatGTTAACAATGTTCCTGTTACGTTGCCATGGCGTCCCCCCTCATTCTTCACTGCAGCACAGGCTACTTACCATGGATACGTGTTTCCATTGTAACCCTGAGACCAGACTGAGCTGGTGTAAGTCGTGCCTTGGGATAAAAAGGGCATGTTAGTGATAGTGAGTGTTAATGATATCTGTTAAAGTTACAGTTGTTTGCCCAGGGAAACTTTCTGAGTCACATCACAGCATCAGAAGGTACTTGGCTTTAATTAATGACACTAGTTAGTGACATTAGTGAAGAATTACCTCTCTAAAAGTTCAGGGTGCTGATCCTTCAAATGGTTAGCCAATGGTGTGGCGTTTTCTCCTCTGGTCGATACTGATTTGTATCACCTTTACAAATGAGCTTTTTGGAGTCTTTCTCCTTTCCTTGAGAATCTGCCTCATTGGTGAACTATTACCAAACAGCACTTGGCTCCTGCTCAGGACATACACTGGTGCTTATCTGTAGTTTACTacagcacagcagcaggtcGCTCACCGGCTGCCGACATGCTGCTGCCTGCTTGGGCTTCAGCCTCCAGTCAAGTGATAGGTTGGCTTCTTGGTTAATGAAGTGACAGCCACAGGAACTAACAGTGTTATAATATTAATCACATGAACAATTTATGAATTACACTTACTGAATCCCTGAAACTAACCTAGCGATATTTTCCAGACCGCATTCTTCTGTCCTGCTTATGTTGGAAGTGTTAAGTGTTTCTgacgctctgtgtgtgtggtgtgtgtgtgtgtgtctggttgtctgtgtgcgtgtcagcTCGAAGACTGGAGGTGTACGAGGCGGAGAAGAACAAGGCAGCGGATCACTCTGTGACCCTGAGGTCGGGCTGCAGTGCTAAGTCTCGGAGCTGTCGCTCCCTCAGTTGCAACCGCAGCTCTTTGTCTCTGCATACGCTCACTGCTGAgtccgaggaggaggatgaacaACTGTCCAATCAGATCCAGGCTAGAACCAGTGCCTTCTGCAGCCGCATGGTCAGACCCgcacacatccatccatcagtctgtccttctgtccatccctctctctctgtctgttagaAGTATTTGGTCACAAGTTATTCATCCTTCAGGCTCTGAACTATTGATTATTGGTATTGCAATAAATCTGAGCTTTGATTTGAGTTGGCTTATATAGTAAAGAACCTTAGAGGGAACTAGAACGGCACTCAGTGTGTACATATGTCAATCTCTAGACCATTCCTAAATTGAATGGCTACTTTCTTGACCCATATCAAATCCTTTCACCAGGTTTTGTGGTAATCTGctaataaagaaacaaacagatgcacAAAACAGTGTATTTGAGGTCCAGCCCTTTTAACACAGTCACTTTGTAACTCAATGTGTTTAGTTTCGCACGTGGCTCAGAGTTGAGTGAGTTGTTGTGATGTGGCGAAAACTCATAAACCAAAGCCTGCATCACCCATCGGTCAAACAAGCTGTGTGGTGACTGGGACATGTTGGACTGCCAATGGAGCTGTCACACAGTGACTTCAGCTGGAGTTCACAGTTAGTTATCACACTATAGGCCTCCTTTGGGGAGGGGGAATTATTAGATTGGGTACTGAGGGAGACACATACCCTCTTGCTTCATCTTCCAAACAGTGCAAAGCAGCACCAAGCCTGAAACATTTCAGTGCAATGTGCAGCACCCATGTGTTCAGTGTCTGTTTTCTCTTACCACAAACTAAGGTCATATTACCATATTAACTCTGCATTTAGTCTGGCAATGAAAGATAATCCATCGCTGCTCCCGTCCTTGTCTGTTCAGGCGAAGGAGGTGGTGCCAGACCCTGAGCTGGTGAGGAAGTTGAACTGGTTTTCTTCCCCCCTGAAAGAGGCCTCCTCTGGGACTCCCTCCAGCCTGGAACTCGCCTACATCACTGACTTCTTCCTGGCACTGACCATCTGCAACAGTGTGGTGGTCTCCTCTCCCAGTCAGCCTCGACATGTGGTGAGAACAGGATCCCAGAgatttatattttcacattgtaGAACAAAGCAGCTCCTTTATTTGTTTAACCTGTTTGTATTGGTTGCTCGTCATCCCTGTTATGTCCCTGAAATCTTCACAAGTAGCTCAACTTTATTGAGGTTTAAGACTTTCTGGATCCATGTGACGTGGTGTCAAAGTTACCTGATCATCAGGAAATGTACTGCTGATCAGGTGCTCATCTTCTATATTacttctttttaatttattcattcattctggcgaagaaactgaaaaaaaacttcTCACTCACTTCTCATCACAAACCAATGATTAAACACATGGAAgcctggaaaatgtccagtttGGGCTGTTTTAGAAAATATGGGCTCCATAGAGATGACCCACTCCAgaggtaaatataaagtattgaCATATAAAGGGCCTATtctagggtaaaaaaaaaatgcaattctTACAAATTAGAtaaaacacaccagtgaaaacatcactaggattatttgaggttcaatttctgccaatagaccCCTGTCACCTAAATCTCACAAACCAgacttttaatgttgttttgcaTACATGCAAGATCTATACATTTCAGTTAAGCTCAGGATTATAAAAACTTGTATTTTTAGGTCTCGACATTcaaatgtaaagtgccttgagataatctATGCTATACAATGAAAGttgaattgaaaatgtttttgatttgatttgttttttccccctcttccctTTAGGTGCCGGAAGCACGAACACCTCTCAAATCTCTGGAGGAAATCAAGCTGATGTTCCAGCGCTTCAGCTTCTCTCCATTTTCTGCACTGTCCACGTTCTCCCCTCCCCAGATCAGAGGCAGCCCTCGCAATTTCACCAGCAGGCTGTTCACCCGGGGGAAGACCGGCTCCTTCTCCCCAACCGCCAACAACACTACAGACGGCTCAGAACCAGGGAGAGACAGCGATATTGAAACCCACAAGCTGAGGTGCAACCTGGACTTTTCTGCACCAGGGGAGGGAGGAAATGCTGCACAGGTGGAGGACGATATAAAGAAAAATTATATCAAGGATGCAAAAACAAGCCCAGACGGGCCCATACAGGAAGTGGAAGTGGACTCTGATAGTGATGTTGATGATGAGCTGCTGTATGAGGCGGAGAGTCCAGACGAGGCGGCTCTGGTCCACGCAGCGCGGGCGTACCGCTGCACCCTAAGGGGACGCTCTGCTGAAAGCCTGCTGGTGGATCTGCCAGGAATCGGCTCACTGGCTGTGCAGCTGCTTCACATCCTGCCCTTCGACTCCAACAGGAAGAGGATGTCGGTGGTGGTCCGCCACCCACTCACAGGACAAGTGGTCGTTTACACCAAGGGAGCCGACTCTGTTATCATGGACCTGGCCGAGACTTCTAAAGGTAATTCACTCGAGGAATAGAAATCTGCAGGCCTGAATGAAGCCTGTTGTCTACTGACTGCTGAGAAATAATAAGACTAATATTGATATTGATAACGATATtttgtctgtgtcactgtcactAATATGATCAGGAGCAGAGCACGCGCAGGAGATCCACAGTCACATCAAAGATCAAACCCAGAAACATTTAGACAGCTATGCCAGAGAAGGCCTCCGCACACTCTGCATTGCTAAAAAGGTAACTCACATTAATTAATTTTTATTATCTAAATGTTATTGTTCAGGGTCAATAAAATAGTTTCCATTTTTACataattatttgatatataattTACCATGATGACCTTCTGTGGCATTAGTCTTACTAAAATTCTGTgaattaaaagaacaaaatcaaatcatatATGAATCCAATGTTCCATCAGTGCAGTAGCTttagttgagtgtgtgtgctgtgcacCTCGGAATGTGTCTGTCAATTATTCAATAATTAACATGGAGAAAAATGTTGTTTACTGCAACTACATTGTAGATTATCATTGTGAGTGGGTTTGGATTTAACactgaaacactcacacaactaATCCCAGTCAAAGTATTAATGAGATGTTTACTTATTTAGAAATTCGATCTAAAACTGCAATAGGATGaagtaaaatacaatttttttatatgattTCAAAGTCATATTAAGAGAAACGTGTTAAAAGGACAGTGATTCAACCTCTTGTCCTTTTTTGCGAAGGAAACAGACTATCCATGCCAAGATAAACACAATCAATCacacttatttatatttcaatatattgAATTTCAGTTCATGAAGCACTTGAAGCTTTCTCAAGAAAAATGCTCCacaaataaagattattattattatcctgtGGCTCTGGTCGTACACTGACCAGAGGTTCGTTAGTTTgatcccctgctcctcccttCGGAATTCTCTCATGGTTGTCGACAGcgtatgaatggtgtgtgatagagaaagtgctgtttgaatgtgacttgtactgtaaagcactcaGAGTGATtgataagactggaaaagtgCCACACAAATTCAGTCCAtttacctttctttttttttttttcatttgtgattATTATGGGTTGTAGGCGGCTGTACAAACAGACATGTGTGATCTGTTCTCCCTCAAATACTCACTTTCGGGATGAACTCATACACTCTTAATGTCTGCTAAGTGATGAATCCATCTGTGTGACCTCACCATTGTAAGAAGGTGTGTTTCTGAGTGACTGTGCTCTTTGTCTGGAGCAGgttctggaggaagaggagtacGAGGCCTGGCTGAAGAGACATCTGATGGCAGAGAGCAGCATagagaacagagaggagctgctgctggactcagctCAGAGACTGGAGACAAACCTCACCCTGCTGGGTAGGAGACCCACTCACTACAGTCAGACACATAGACCATTAAACCAGACATAGCTGGAAGTGGTGGAACCTTTACACCACATAAAAAAACTATGCTCGGTCCTCCTGGaaagtgttaaaatgaaaatctaTGTGTCATACGGACCTGCAGGCCTTTGGTTTgcatagcagaaaacaaatgggCTGTAAAGGAGCTAATTTCTTTCTTATTCTACAAAGATCTTTGAATTATTTGTATTAGAGTCAGTCATTCAGCCTATTTAAACTGAAAGAAGATAATAAATCCCAAGCATGTTTAACGTAAAGGCTATAATGGTAAATggaaaatggttttgtatttataagaCAAGGTACAGCAGCTTTATGTGCTAGTGACCAAAGTTGTTGACATTACTTCAGTTGGGACCCCTTATTTCGAAGTTGATTGGATTTCAGTTATTGCAGTTTGTTATATTTGGTGGTATGGCTCTGTTCTGGGCCTCCCTGCCCTTCCACGTTTGAGgaagggttgcaaaattccgggaatattcaaagtgggaaactttccatgggaattaacgggaatatacgggaataaactggaaattgtgtgggtaatttatactaactgtatttaccttgtcatatagagacataaatataaacattttgtttcgtcataggctgatttgagccctgaggaaactttgggcacttgactatatgcttctgcatctgtgtcattcttaacaaaGGTccttgcacagtatttgcaaatgtacacagcctttccttctacattgtcTGGGGTGAGATGTCTCCACatatgagatagtgcacgtggaattgttctgtagaataagatgagaaaaaatgcTTGTACACTAatggcctcaatagccctgctgaagtgtgcaggatgctgggaattatctgtgcatgtgatggagaaatgcacagtgcagggttgaaattcaacttacagcgtgtgctgcattccctTCATCTTTAAGaaagagttttgaatgatgtttttattttattttttttttcaaaattccaaAAATTCCTGAGCacaatattcccatggaaagttttaCGGcaagtttccggaaatttaccgAAAATGTTCCGCCCCCTTGCAACCCTAATGACAACACATAACAGTACTGATTCAGTATGAAAAAGGAGGTGCTTCCCTATAGAAACAGCTGAAGTTGACAGTTGGTAGAATGGACCGATTGGTTGCAGTGATTCTCTTAAGGGAGTGCATGAAAATACCGCCTTCTGGGCAAGTCTGCTTGAGGCACCTCTGACAGTGATCCTGAGTATGATGACAATAAAGACATTGAACCTCGTATCTTCTATAAAAAATAGAAAGGataattataaaacaattaGTTGTAATGCCAGGTTAAACCCCCCCTCTTTTGCTTCATTCTTTTAAACATGATAAATCAAGAATGCCCTGAGGGTAGGATACCAACATTATCAGCGCTGTCAGCATATTAGAACAATGTCTCTGTATTTGTTGTCAGGTACCACAGGGATTGTGGACCGACTGCAGGAGGATGTCCCAGAGACCATTGAAGTTCTTCAGCGGGCTGGGATTAAAGTCTGGGTCCTCACTGGAGACAAACAGGAGACGGCCATTAACATCGCCTACGCCTGCAAACTCCTCCGTCCCAATGACCGACTGCTGACAGCCAACTGTGGAAGCAAGGTCAGTGGGGCACACATTCgacaaggaggttgtgttttaccCCCTGGTGGTTTGTTCGTAAgcaagattaaaaaataaaataacagatttccaccaaacttaGTGGAAGGGTGCAGTATAGCTCAAGGAAGATCCCATTGAATTTtgatgtggatccagatcagtgATAGGTTTCAGGGATTTTGTTCGGCAAGACTGTCAACTGTTGGTAGAGAGAAGTGGGGATAGTGGgaatcttctccttcatggaTCCATCTGCATCACTAGCTAGATGACAGAATTTGGCCAATGTGCTCCTGAAACACCCAAAGCTGTTGATAAGTAGTTAGTTTTGTCCTGATCTTCAATTTACCTTGTCATAATAACATCGCTGAGATCTACAGAGAGTTCTGTGATCATCATTGTTTGATTTCTGCATCAGGAATTGTGACCCCAATGTGAATTGACACATCACAGGGTCTGAAtacttaattaaattaaaatctttAGATATGTTTcatccatttaaaataaaataaataatgaataaatacattttactgaGTAACATcgccctctgcagccaaaaGTGCTGATTATCTCTCGGCTCTGCTTTCGACCAATCAAGTGGTTttcatgtgaaaaaaacaaagcctATCAGTATGTTGTTCATAGCAGGCAATACAATTTacaatttttatatatttcatggtgaataaaaaaggattttttagaaaaaatacatatttattatattgacAACTTAATATAagtaagaataaaaaagaaaattaaattaatggaGTTCGAATGATATTGCAGTGTGGTGCCTGATGAATAATTTAGATGTatttaaacatatacatatacagcTTATCATGAAAGTGCATGATTACACATTTACATGTTCATCTGCCTGTATTTATTACCCACAAAAAACtatacattattatttagtGGTGATTCATATATTCAATCAATTTAATACATCAATACTGTTCCACCCACCAGGATGCTTGTGCAGCTTTTCTCAAGGAGCTCAAACTAGAGGTGCAGCGTGGACAGGACGGTTTGACCGAAGCTCCTGCAGCCGGGGCTCACGGGGAATCCTTCTCTGGCAGCTTGTCCAGCTTCATCCTGGTTATAGACGGCCAGACGCTGGACTGGGCGcttcaggaggagctgaagagtgACTTCTTAGAGCTGAGCCGCAGATGCAAGGCGGTCATCTGCTGCAGGTCCACTCCGCTGCAGAAGAGCGAGGTGGTTCGGCTGATCCGCGACCAGCTTGGCGTCATGACTCTGGCAGTGGGTGAGGATTCTGTTTTTGAATATTCCGAATCTGTAGCTGAGGGGCCGGAAGTCCCAGATTTCCGCCTCTGGTTTGACCAATCAGGTTCAAACACAGTCCATTTGAAGAGGAAAAGAGGCTGAAATCATTTTGCTTAATGTGCATACAGCTGTTTATATAGAATAGCCAAAATGATGTGTAGACCAAAACAGTGAATGGCAAATGGAAGATGGGGTCTTGGCCCACATATCTGTTGCCTCTAGAGGCTAATTTGTTCAGACGATGGCCTCCAATCAGTGGACAATTTTACCTGACGAGCAGAACTCTTAGCGAGTATCTAGAATgagtaaatgagaaaagaggTACATTTTCTGGTGCATGAGATCAAGCAGTGACTATAACTTTTTTTCTGAGACcatgaatataaatattccATACGAATTCCccagtgtttgtttacacagATTGAAGTGTTGAACATGCTGAAaaccagatttttatttttaaagtatatttatttgttttcaaaggGCAGTACAATCAAGGTTGAAATAGCGTTGAGAGAAACATATACCACATGAACAGATGATGCTAATGCCACTCTGAGGAAAGCATCCTCAAACTGCCTTTACACAGAATACTGCAGCTACACACAGCTCGTAGAAATACTTCAAGTGCATCACAAAAAATGGAGGACGATAAATGGTTTGTTTTGGTCATCCAGGTGATGGAGCCAATGACGTAAGCATGATTCAGATGGCTGATGTGGGCATTGGGATATCAGGTCAAGAGGGAATGCAGGTAATGATCTCTACATTCACCCTgacacaacaccaacaacaacacaggtCTCTATGAATATCCCTGAGGTAGATGGTATTATTGTATGTCATATTCAGATGCCAAAGACGAGACTGTCACAGAGTAAGGACTTTAATTAGTCATTATACCTTCATGCTACACGTGTCTTACCTCAGAACCAGTAGCAGTTACCAGCAGCTAACAGTCGATAACCCCTCCATCTTCTTAGCACCTGTTGTGTATCAACCATGTCCTCTTTTGTGTGTCGCTCCCCAGGCTGTGATGTCCAGTGACTTTGCCATCTCCAGGTTCAAACACCTCAGCAAGCTGCTGCTTGTTCACGGTCACTGGTGTTACTCTCGTCTGGCAAACATGATCCTCTACTTCTTTTACAAGAATGTGGTGAGATAAGTTGTCAAGCTCTTTAAAAACGGTGGGTTTGATCAAAGAATGTGATGTAAGGATCATCCTGATTaccatctccctctctgtctgcagaTGTATGTCAATCTGCTGTTCTGGTATCAGTTCGTCTGTGGGTTCTCTGGGAGCGTCATGACCAACTCCTGGGTGCTGATTTTATTCAACCTGATCTTCACCTCCGTTCCTCCCCTCATCTATGGCATCCTGGACCAAGACATGcctgcagaaaccctgaagGGGATTCCTGAGCTCTACCAGGCTGCACAGACCTCCAAGGTGACCGCACATAAATACAAAAGACACCCAGCCAAAAGCAGACTATTCCAAACCCACAATCCAAGCGGTTGTTGTTCAGTACCAACAGCTTGAAATATCATCAGGTAAGGCAGGGTTAACTCCCAGCTATCTCCAGCCTGAATGTGAGTTTATCAGGCAGCCGTTTCAGCAGGCTAAGTATAATATAGTGACAAAAAAACTATTACAACAAACTGATGAACAACTGTActataaagtgctttgagtggtcatcaagactagaaaagcgccatataaatacaaaccatttaccaaagcATTTATTATCATGGTCAactgatcaaataaaaaaacagagggaCACCTTGGTTAAGGTCCTTTAATTATTTTGtcaaaaatgttaaatggttGCAAAAAGAGTTGTGAATTGACATGAAAGGCAAGGAAAGAAACCTGGACCTCCCGAAGGAGAGTGTGTGATGGTACTTCACAAAGACTAATGGAG
Proteins encoded in this window:
- the atp10d gene encoding probable phospholipid-transporting ATPase VD isoform X3; the protein is MYSWELPSHRHSTKERLRKKRTVVHSCTDDEELGKLLKLYKSNKIRTTKYSLLSFLPKNLFEQLHRFANVYFIALAALNFVPVVEAFQPEIAVVPVVLVLSLTAIKDIWEDHRRFKSDHLINRFLCRVYSSKQKAYNDQCWKDVRVGDFVRLSCNEIIPADMLLLYSSDPRGVCYIETANLDGETNLKQRQVVSDLTLQGEEFTPESFPSRIECENPNNDLSRFRGYMEHPSGVRVGLHNSNLLLRSCTIRNTETVVGIVVYAGHETKAMMNNSGPRYKRSQLEKRLNTDILWCVVLLIIMCLTSAVGHGLWLKNLKDPVFGVNTDTSPALAGFYVFWTMIIVLQVLIPISLYVSIEIVKLGQIYFIHNDLDLYNEQLDSRIQCRALNITEDLGQIQYLFSDKTGTLTENKMVFCRCSIYGVEYPHVENARRLEVYEAEKNKAADHSVTLRSGCSAKSRSCRSLSCNRSSLSLHTLTAESEEEDEQLSNQIQARTSAFCSRMAKEVVPDPELVRKLNWFSSPLKEASSGTPSSLELAYITDFFLALTICNSVVVSSPSQPRHVVPEARTPLKSLEEIKLMFQRFSFSPFSALSTFSPPQIRGSPRNFTSRLFTRGKTGSFSPTANNTTDGSEPGRDSDIETHKLRCNLDFSAPGEGGNAAQVEDDIKKNYIKDAKTSPDGPIQEVEVDSDSDVDDELLYEAESPDEAALVHAARAYRCTLRGRSAESLLVDLPGIGSLAVQLLHILPFDSNRKRMSVVVRHPLTGQVVVYTKGADSVIMDLAETSKGAEHAQEIHSHIKDQTQKHLDSYAREGLRTLCIAKKVLEEEEYEAWLKRHLMAESSIENREELLLDSAQRLETNLTLLGTTGIVDRLQEDVPETIEVLQRAGIKVWVLTGDKQETAINIAYACKLLRPNDRLLTANCGSKDACAAFLKELKLEVQRGQDGLTEAPAAGAHGESFSGSLSSFILVIDGQTLDWALQEELKSDFLELSRRCKAVICCRSTPLQKSEVVRLIRDQLGVMTLAVGDGANDVSMIQMADVGIGISGQEGMQAVMSSDFAISRFKHLSKLLLVHGHWCYSRLANMILYFFYKNVMYVNLLFWYQFVCGFSGSVMTNSWVLILFNLIFTSVPPLIYGILDQDMPAETLKGIPELYQAAQTSKIYVPHMFWITVLDAFYQSLVCFFIPYFALTGSDVGILSFGSPINASALFIILLHQVIESHTLTWIHALVLLLSGGSYFGFVLLFSVSCVTCSPPTNPLGVETLQMSQPLFYIICAVTTFTALLPRMLFRAVHSTVHRTVALNSSHVEKVESENYRKRMLRWNLSHHRVNRLPVCADNPSLEPSTASVVS